In the Hyla sarda isolate aHylSar1 chromosome 9, aHylSar1.hap1, whole genome shotgun sequence genome, TACTATTGTTATTATTTCTACTAGTATATCCCtactattatttgtattttttcaatATATCATTACTAATAGTATTTCTACTAGTATTATCATTACTATTGTTATTATTTCTTCTTCTAATAGATCATTACTATTGTTATTATTTCTTCTTCTAATACATCATTACTATTGTTACTATTATTTCTTCTAATATATCATtgctattgttattattatttcttcTAATATATCATTACAATTGTTATTATTTCTACTAATATATCATTACTATTGTTATTATTTCTTCTAATATATaattactatttttattattattatttctaatatatcattactatttttattattattattatttctaataTATCATTACTATTGTTATAATTTCTTCTTCTAAgatatcattactattattatttctaCGAGTGTTATCATTACTATTGTTATTATGTCTTCTAATACagaggtccctcaagttacaatattaattggttccaggacgaccattgtatgttgagaccataactctatgcaaacctggtgattggttctgaagccccaaaatgtcatccaaaaatagggggGGGGAAATTGAGGATTAACGAAAAACAAGTAGATAATagagataaaacaagtccttacatataagagtaataaagatctgctggagctgtaatcactgtttatgtagaggacaggagcttcttcagggtcctgtacagtacacgcaatgatTTATTAGAACACACAGATATTTCTCAATACCTATGTAgaagaaaagtggtgcagttgcccatagcaaccaatcagatagctttttaCCTTTTTCAAGCCATTTTTTGGTTGTTATGTTGTTCTATTATAATTACTATGACTTCCGCCAttaatattattgtattattatagttttgttttcctttttactGTAATTATTATTTTCAACACTACTATTATCTACTCTTATTTATCAAGGaagaaaaataatgaaataactAGGAGGCTGGGTACATTTTGAGAATACTGTACCAACATTCACAGCACTaaattgtttttttgttgttgttttttttatagtgatttaggGGTCTGTGATGTTTGGATCAAACTACAGCTCTGGTGGGGGGTTTTTTTCTACCCAGACTTTTCTATAGAAAATTTTAAACCACCCGTAAAAAATCTCACTAAAGAAAACTTGACTTAAATAACAAAAACTCGTTTTTATTTACATGTGTTTTAAAACTCTGGCCTAAGCACCTCCACCTGTTAATGCtgctagttgttgcaaaactacaactaccagcatgcccggacagccaacggctgtccgggcatgctggtagttgtagttttgcaaaagctggaggctgaAAAACACTGGCAACACAGTGCAGAGTTCTTCCTAATACCTACTAGGATATCTATGTCCGGCTCCCCCTGCAATAAAGGGATAGAACCTCCCGCTACTACTTTCTACGCTAGACATGGAATGTCCCAAGTCTGATGAAGGGGGTCTCAGTACCTAAAAATGCGTTGCTTGTATTGAGAGGCAATAAAAATATGTGGACTGTCTGTGCACCATGAGCCAATAGGATATTTAGTATTGAATCTTTTTTATGGTCTGAATCTCACTATAACAATGTATATAGCAATACTccatgttttatatttttcttattactattagatttttttcatgatCTTTTTCCCTAGTCAGAAGAGTAATTCTATTTTACTTGAATTTAATGGTCTGAAATCCTAAACTCCAAACAGGTAGGAAATACAGCTCCTGTATTCTATATGTATAGGATCTGCTGGGCTCAGATTTGGGTAAAGTAGTAAGTTATAACAattcctaatttttttttgttattctttTAATGGAtctatttaaaatatataatatacgtTAAGTTGGCAATAAGTAGGAAACAGATGGAGTAGAGTATACGGGATCAGACTACATAGGGTcagtgtaatgtccgtttttgtatttttccattttaggccctgttcaggctttgtttttatgtattatctgttttctgtgctattctccctggctagggaatagttaatggttTTAGCCAATGAGAACTCAGGTGAGGCTATTTAAACCCGAGCTCTGCTACACTCTGTGCTGGTTATTTGTTTTACCTTTGCTATGTTTAATGTTtaatgagttttaaccatggttaatagtcCTGTTTATGATGATAgatttagtctgcttggtttttagAACATCTGTCGGTatttaggattatgtatgtctgttctgctttaaccttgttatcttagtctgtgttcacactgtgagtcctgacctgtattcctccatgtttttgagtttggcttttgaagttttctctggattctattcagactcatccgttctcagtctagtgttccatgtattatatttctgtttccttctaggccagtattctGATCTCATGGTGGAGTGTGCACactggctagaagtctatttggaGTTAGTATTGATGTCcatccatgtttggagtggggagtctatgttgttctttgttcagtgtccagtgtgaacagtgttctatgtttcctgacctgtttagtgttttacattcagttcatctgttcaccCCCTGcttctcctggtttctgctgtatacttattccatatctagtcttgttcatttattcatagctGCCGTTCATcctgattccggtttctgaactgtatgttagtaaacAATATCTGTCATATCTGTCTTGATCTATGTTCAGACATGGCTATTGCATTTGGTTGTGTTTTAACAGTGATATGTTCACCGGACAGGAAATAGTTAAAGCCTTTGACTTTCTATCCAATAGCTCTTAGGGTATGTCTACATAAGGTGAGCCCAGTCTAACTTCTGGGCTGGTGATTACATATGGACATGCTGCTATGGAGGTCATGGTGAAACACTCCTtgttttgagcttttaatctactatctctgttttagcatgcaccttgcaTTTATCTTTGATATGTTCTGGGCTTTTACCCATAGTAAGATTGCATGctcatagtagattttaatctgtgtttgtatagtcggttttagaatttgtatgtcctttctgctatgtatctgttcacactgtgttttctcttgtatccgttttctgtTTTTCTATAACTAGATATCCCTTTTACCGGTCCAtggggactctgggagattgatcCTGTGTCTACTgcaggttttctgagggattgcgattattcctgtttagctatagatcccgtttacctttgtgtgggggactcagagggtattgttattcctgtgtctaccagaggttttctaggggattatgctatattcctgtctgttcctggagtctgtttagactcatccgttttcctgtcttgtgttcagtgttaatagtgttctataattaaatcctgttgtatctgtttttctGAGTTGTACTAGGCATCCCTGTCACCGCACCATGGGGActttcctgtgtctactggaggttttctgagagattgcgattattcctgtttagcaatagatcccgttttacctttgtgtgggggACTCAGAGGgatttgttattcctgtgtctaccggaggttttCTAGGGAATTAAGCTTATgcctgtttgttcctggagtctgttcagactcatcagTTTctttgtctggtgttttgaactgtatttgtttattagttcattattcagatctttggagtttttgtacatgtgctgatcatagagtacatgatcacttagctagtgttttcctctgtgatttaccattggtctatagtgtcctctgtgcagctcactgatctgtgtcctctgaacttatagttattatagagttctatgttcctgttatgattCTGGCTTTTGACCAcatattagtatgtgtttttaaggccactgcactttagttcaggaagggaccggcgcccagttgtcaccgtttagggtggatgggcaagtaggcagggagagatgttttatagtcagtttagggctcactctccctgtcccctggtcagtccctgacaatatcctgccctgtttgtatatttatatcctgtcttgtctatctggttgtttggttgttttccCGTTATGTTTCTGACCTGTTTCCGTCTATGTTTAGTATTTGTGTACCTTTACAcccaatgcactttagcgcaggaagggaccagcaCCATGGCAGAGAGAGTGTTTGTAGGGATGGCTTAGGGCTCATTCTTCCTGTCCACCCCCGGTCATGacagtttgtttgtagtctgtaaccaggTACACATACTGTAGGTTTGCATAGACACTatggccaaaaaaaaataatatattgtaGAAGCTTGTCATAGAGATTTTTGCCAAGTTTTTTCATCATTTTGTCTTTGCTTGGGGTTGTCTAAAAACCAGGTCATACGGTCATATAATGGCCTCCGTTCAGCTTATTGAAATTAATGTGGTACGGCACGGATCTGGCAGGGATACAGCTTAACTAGCATAGTCTCTGGATGTGAAGATTGATCACAGGTTCAAGGCCCCTGCTGTACAGCCTTCTATACTGAGTTGTTTGGCCCTTGTCTTACATACAATAGGTATATAAATATTGTATCCGCCTTGTATTACAGGTTGTTCTTCTGTGAGAATGTGTGAAGGTAACGGATCTGAGGTCACAGAATTCTTCATTCTTGGGTTTAAGAACTTGGAGAACTTCAAGATTTCCCTTTTCATTCTCTTTCTTGTGATTTATCTTGCGATTCTCCTTGGAAATGTCTTTATTATCACACTGGTGTCCACATCCCACCACCTCAATGTGCCCATGTACCTGTTCCTCCGAAATCTCTCTGCGGCGGACATCTTGTTCACCACCAATATTATGCCTAATATGTTGTATGTGATAGTGAGGGGAGGAGGGGACATCTCCATCCCAGGATGTTTCATCCAGTATTATGTGTTCTGCAGCTCAACCTACACTCAGTCCCTGATCCTGATGGTCATGTCCTTTGACCGCTATATGGCCATCTGTCATCCTTTGCGCTATGGGGCTCTCATGAACCCCAAGCTTTGTCAGCACCTGGTCGTCTGCCCATGGGCCGTCTGCTTTGTCCTCTTCCCCATTGAAGTTGTATCTTTATTCCTATTAACATTTTGCGGCTCCAACATCATTGAACATTTCTTCTGTGACTTTGCCCCAATCTTGGCCATTGCCTCCTCAGACACCTCCATTGTAGAGACAGAAGACTTCATATTCTCCATCCCCCTCATGTTCATGCCCTTTGTGGTGGTCACCGTCTCCTATTTCTGCATTGTTATCTCCATCCTAAGGATCACATCCATTACAGGACGGTGGAAGGCGTTCTCCACCTGCAGCGCACATCTCACCACCATCTTCATCTTCTACGGGACTCAAATAACAATCTATATTTTCCCAGTTGGGGACAACACATTCTATGGGAAAACAGTGAAGTCTTTGTTGTACACGGTGCTGACACCTTTCATTAACCCTATCATATACAGTATGAGGAACCATGAGATCAAGAGAGCTCTGCAGCAACTCATATATAAAAAGAGGAACATCACTATACATCCCATGTTCCGCtaaacataaagggggagatttatcaaaccctgtccagaggaaaagttgctgagttgcccatagcaaccaatcagatcgcttctttcatttttgaaaagccctctagaaaatgaaagtaatctgattggttgctatgggcaacccagcaacttttcctctggacaggttttgataagtctccccattagggaaaatacaataaaatctAACAAATAAACCAAAGTAAAGGCAGAATTTCTAATATGTTAAATCTCAGTATGCAGCCAGCAGTGTAAAAAATGGGGGGTCTTTATTCTGGTTACCATGGTTACATCGAGCGTCatatatacgtttttttatttcaaataaaCATCTTTATTTATAAACAATCAGGAGAGTCTGGAGCCCCTCTACCCCCTGCACTACACTGACCAGCAGagaggctatatatatatatatatatatatatatatatatatatatatatatatatcccagggACCATCGATTGTAAGGTTTCATGtctataactcagtgtttcccaaagaggtttcctccagatttagcaaaactacaactcccagcatgctcggacagccttcggctgtcctggcatgctgggagttgtagttttgcaacagctggaggcaccctagttgggaaacattgctataACTATTCAGCAGGGTGAGGTTTGAGGGACTCATGAATGTTCCCCAAAGGAacggaggaagcacgatcaccgtgcgaaacggagcttggtcgccatcctgtgtcccccccactaccctcttcccatgtaacatatttgtgagtatgaaataaaagaagatttattcagctggttgcggtgagttgccgattattttcctGCTTCTTTGAAACGTTTTCATGTACTATTGTCAATCAGAGCACTACCTCCAGCATTCCTAGTCCAAGTCTGCCATTTCATCATTGTTCTACACTCAAATAGGGAAGCAGTGCCGTGCTGGCTATATACGAACTGTGACTACACATATACATGCTAGAAAGCAAATCCTAAATTCAGTAAATATCTGCTGGAAAAGCatcatttaaagggacagtgaccaaataacaaTTAATGGCTCAAGAGCTGTAGTATTCCTACAGCAACTGTCTAAGCAACTGTCTATTTGCACAAGAAGTTCAGTTAAGTTGttccagaggtctcattcctgcactttgcaTATGGTAACACAATACTAGCACACGCGCATACAGTTGAAAACtggtcagaaataaaaaaataaaaaaaaagcgggAGAGATCTCCCTTGACCGGCCCTGCATTCCGCCAGCTGCCACTTCTGATATGCCATTCTTTGTGCCTACGGGATATATTATGTAGCAAGTGACCAGTCAGTACTTAAAGTTGTGATGGAAGCAGGAAAAATGTGAAAGAATCTATGATGAGGGCCGAATTGTGATGTGCAGACTCCGGGGTCAGATCATCTCCAGAGCGTCCGATCTTGTGGGGTATTCCCAGTATGTAGGGGTTCATACTCACCAAAAGTGTCCAAGCAAGGACGACTAGGGACCGGGGTCATGGAGGCTTAAGGCTCATTGATGTGTGGTAGGTGAAGGCCCGTCTTTCCTATCCCACAGAAAAGCTGCTGTAGAACAAACTGCTGAAAAACTTCCTGCTCTCTATGATAGAGTCAGATCACATAGGACATCACACCTGTGTATGGGGacccacagaccagtcagatcacacaggacatcacagctgtgtatggggccctgcagatcggtcagatcacacaggacatcacagctgtgtatggggccctgcagactggtcagatcacacaggacatcacagccgtGTATGGGGCACTGCAGACAGGTCAGataacacaggacatcacagctgtgtttgggccccgcagaccggtcagatcacacaggacatcacagctgtgtatggggccccgcagagcgGTCAGGTGTGGACCCTGGCCGCCACCACCAAAAGTGTCTACAATGAGCTTCAGAACTGAAGCAATAAAATGATGCATAGATGACGTTCTCCATCATGTTAGTGGCAGGATGCAttatgggaagaagacaagccATGATGGGCAATGTCCTGCTGGAGGCCTTGTCTCCTGGCGTCATGTGGCGGATACTAGAATGAAAAAATTAGCCCAGAGTAGGGACAGGGATAACCAAGACTAATTGACTAAACCCCAATCACCCTAGGGTGATGGGGTAAAAAAACCCCTAACCAAAAGTCCCTCTCTTGTAATGACCTATAGGtctataaaacttcacttttattgtatCCTGTAAAAGGTTCAATACAATGCTTAAAACCAATAGCACAGTCCCTGTAGTATTATATTTCAATCCACTGTGGGATATATATTTGTCACAGGACGCCTGCAGTGCGTCCCTCTTAGGGACTAGTAGCTAGTTGTTAAAACCAATGAAttatgtctcccctacatgtttcgtggtaccAACCATGTCCTCAGGGGGCTTGAGACATACTGACACGTGCAGCCTTCTAGGGTTCCTTTTATAACATGCCAAGAACCTCCCCCAAATTTTTTAGCCAATCCTGTGCATGATAACTAATATGTCCCTAGCGAGAACCTATTAGAACTCGTCTTGTTCACACAGCTACTGATGTAGTTCCGTCGCATAATGAATACTCACTTCCTGTTTACATAACAGAGCGATCACGTGAGTCCTGATCTCGCGCATGCGCTGGACCAATACTGTATATAGGATTATATTGAGTCATGATAATATTTAAGTAGGTTCGTAACTTACACTTGCAGCCTGGTGTTCCTTTTCCCCTTTCCCTTCCCCCTTCCTCCCCCTGAAATATGAATTGATGATGACGATTATTTGGATATTAATGTCTATTAATTGTTATAGTCTGATCTTACATCTGTGTGATTATCAGCTAATGGTTTATGGCTGAGTCCCTAATTAGCATGCTTTAAATAAAATACTTACCTAATTAATTATATCATGGATAATCTCTACCATCTTATCCCCTGATTTGAGGTATATAATCTGTACTATCTATCACAATGATAACAGAGAATGTGGAATGGTTCAGTGTGTAAGATATTTGACATGCGCACTAGGAAGAATCCTGGATTTGGAATTAAAGTTCTGGCGCAGGCACGGGTTGTTTACCAACTCCCGCGATCCTATGTAGATAGCTGATACCGATGTCtaagtcccagcgcatgcgcgagATCGGGACTCACGTGATCGCTCTGTTATGTAAACAGGAAGTGAGTATTCATTATGCGACGGAACTACATCAGTAGCCGGCGCTGTAACTACGTCAGCGACCGGGGGCTGTGTGAACAAGACGAGTTCTAATAGGTTCTCGCTAGGGACATATTAGTTATCATGCACAGGATTGGCTAAAAAATTTGGGGGAGGTTCTTGGCATGTTATAAAAGGAACCCTAGAAGGCTGCACGTGTCAGTATGTCTCAAGCCCCCTGAGGACATGGTTggtaccacgaaacatgtaggggagacataaTTCATTGGTTTTAACAACTAGCTACTAGTCCCTAAGAGGGACGCACTGCAGGCGTCCTGTGACAAATATATATCCCACAGTGGATTGAAATATAATACTAC is a window encoding:
- the LOC130291440 gene encoding olfactory receptor 1-like — protein: MCEGNGSEVTEFFILGFKNLENFKISLFILFLVIYLAILLGNVFIITLVSTSHHLNVPMYLFLRNLSAADILFTTNIMPNMLYVIVRGGGDISIPGCFIQYYVFCSSTYTQSLILMVMSFDRYMAICHPLRYGALMNPKLCQHLVVCPWAVCFVLFPIEVVSLFLLTFCGSNIIEHFFCDFAPILAIASSDTSIVETEDFIFSIPLMFMPFVVVTVSYFCIVISILRITSITGRWKAFSTCSAHLTTIFIFYGTQITIYIFPVGDNTFYGKTVKSLLYTVLTPFINPIIYSMRNHEIKRALQQLIYKKRNITIHPMFR